A single genomic interval of Takifugu flavidus isolate HTHZ2018 chromosome 19, ASM371156v2, whole genome shotgun sequence harbors:
- the ncoa1 gene encoding nuclear receptor coactivator 1 isoform X3: protein MSAVGENPLDPATSEARKRKGSPCDTSGPSLEKRRRELECRYIEELAELLSSNMGDIASLSVKPDKCHILKSTVDQIQQMKRREQEKAALLSPDDDVQKSDVSSSSQGLVEKEALGPMLLEALDGFFFVVNREGRIVFVSENVTSYLGYPQEELMTSSVYSILHVGDHSEFVRNLLPKSLVNGVPWPQEPGRRNSHTFNCRMLKRPPDEVDSENPEARQQYEIMQCFTVSQPQSMQEEGEDLQTCLICIACRIPRPQPFNTESFITRQDPTGKIISIETSALRATGRPGWEDLVRKCIYAFFQPQGKEPSLAKKLLHEVMTHGSAVSPLYHFTLSDGTQLSAQTRCKFCCPPNPDVQPFIMGIHTIDREHNTASSQENTNPSLPQNLGSLGQTPSRSPSLPPGSNWTQGSGVATSGLNPNSSNGSSQGQNSSTPAGYLTPNRTCPQQLNSPSPLSSPLTAAPTSFISSRMPQVGPGLGGSPRITGNPFSPSTPGLHSPAGGTNSGGSLNRQHSGGDGTSSASSGSSGSFLSSPVHQRQTSTPTSSSTRPPSVKPSEEGDEDSVKAPLSSASQVGNPRPSQFHDSNGTGSESSNSIHSTSLPHPPAPTPQCPASHSTLTERHKILHRLLQDSSPNDSSANNEEGISQNPAEIKKEPPPSPAMTSPIPKQDHQLLRFLLDTDEKDLGDLPPPSALSLQSIRAKVEKRTSIDSAPCAGSAIAAACKPAANCSSSSISPKSSPVGENRRDGRRDSRDSTMSGGPVDMDTITQLLPCLRGPTGARQGSEDSSTSGGGPQLQSPVPQPSAQLQSPVSQSLPQLQSPSPQLAPPSPQLKLQSPTQLQPAEASTPCGVNVKREPPGTPNRGPNDVVLSSGCSVQSQSAFDFCSPPTPSQTQEQGDPFQTPKHTSPFPEMDILNPFSSSSGLTKMDVGDAQFQPLALSDTLSFDALGTPLQAPLASPQEQCVPCTLDDVLGPSNIPEARNDEKALIEQLVNFLSGTDESELAELDKALGIDKLVQSGCFDPSGQSFLTQQPAVSPVAMDTKLPSYPSQFTPASQAQLPPELATVGPQGQGFGVPRAAFPGGATGVGLRQGVMRPQGPQLRLSPNQLRLQLQQRLQAPQQLQNRMAGVNQFPGGVQHVNMGIRQGVQQPQLPTQQPPLNAQMLAQRQREIYSIQHRQRQLFQQKVMLMRQNMAGAPAGSVGSIGTARAPKVAPTTPQQPPQQQFSFPQVYNPLTGKPATSPSPFSPMTGGPLDNKVTVRVPLNNQTLLGGVQGQFSTVNSSIQQGLFQQFSGSAMAQQEPPFPPEMSPTSPLLSPQNSTPQTPLLQQAPPPGYQAADTKSWPPTGITSNSLFGQGAGPAFGQQGVYNNMSITVSMAGGSSGVSSLPPMGQPVAMSNSNLSSVSAVCSDQQVQQVQVFADVQCTVNLVGSDSYMNQGSGGTASSQKGPGTQGSQNNPAQQKSLLQQLLTE, encoded by the exons ATGAGTGCAGTAGGGGAAAACCCTCTGGACCCTGCCACCTCCGAGGCACGCAAGAGGAAGGGCTCACCATGCGACACCTCAGGGCCAAG TCTGGAGAAGCGGAGGCGGGAGCTGGAGTGTCGCTACATCGAGGAGCTGGCTGAACTTTTGTCATCCAACATGGGCGACATCGCCAGCCTCAGTGTCAAGCCCGACAAGTGCCACATCCTCAAGAGTACCGTGGACCAAATCCAGCAGATGAAGAGGCGCGAGCAGG AGAAGGCAGCTCTTCTGTCTCCAGATGATGATGTCCAAAAGAGCGacgtctcctccagcagccaggGCTTGGTGGAGAAGGAGGCCCTCGGGCCAATGCTGCTTGAG GCCCTGGATGGATTTTTCTTTGTCGTCAACCGAGAGGGCcgcattgtttttgtttccgAGAATGTGACGAGTTACCTTGGATACCctcaggaggagctgatgaCTTCAAGCGTGTACAGCATCCTTCATGTGGGAGACCACAGTGAATTTGTTCGCAATCTGCTGCCAAAAAGTCTGG TAAACGGTGTGCCGTGGCCACAAGAACCTGGCCGGAGGAACAGCCACACATTCAACTGTCGTATGCTCAAGAGGCCACCGGATGAGGTGGATTCAGAAAACCCAGAGGCCAGGCAACAATATGAGATCATGCAGTGTTTCACTGTTTCCCAACCACAGAGCatgcaggaggaaggagagg acctgcagacctgcctCATCTGTATCGCCTGTCGGATACCTCGCCCTCAGCCTTTCAACACTGAGTCTTTCATCACAAGACAGGACCCAACAG GGAAGATCATCTCCATAGAAACAAGTGCTCTGCGAGCGACGGGACGACCTGGCTGGGAGGATCTGGTCAGGAAGTGCATTTACGCTTTCTTTCAGCCGCAGGGCAAAGAGCCCTCCCTCGCTAAGAAGCTGCTGCATGAGG TCATGACTCACGGCAGTGCTGTCAGCCCGCTGTACCATTTCACCTTAAGTGACGGCACCCAACTCAGTGCTCAGACCCGCTGCAAGTTCTGCTGTCCCCCCAACCCCGATGTTCAGCCCTTCATTATGGGCATTCACACTATTGACAG GGAACACAACACTGCAAGCTCTCAGGAAAACACTAACCCCAGCCTTCCACAGAACCTTGGCAGCCTTGGCCAAACCCCCTCTCgctccccttctcttcctcctggcAGCAACTGGACACAAGGCTCAGGTGTCGCCACCTCGGGCCTTAACCCCAATAGCAGTAACGGCTCCTCCCAGGGACAGAACTCATCCACACCTGCAGGCTACCTAACACCCAACCGGACCTGTCCACAGCAACTCAACAGTCCCTCTCCTCTGAGCAGCCCACTTACAGCCGCCCCTACCTCATTTATTTCATCCAGGATGCCACAAGTTGGTCCTGGATTAGGAGGAAGTCCTCGGATAACAGGGAATCCTTTCTCCCCTTCAACGCCAGGCCTCCATTCCCCAGCAGGGGGAACAAACAGTGGAGGCAGCCTGAACAGGCAGCACTCTGGTGGCGACGGTACTAGCAGTGCCAGCAGCGGATCCTCGGGGTCCTTCCTTTCGTCTCCTGTCCATCAACGACAGACCAGTACACCCACCAGCTCCTCTACAAGGCCTCCATCAGTGAAACCCTCAGAAGAAGGGGACGAGGACTCAGTTAAAGCCCCCCTCTCTTCTGCCTCACAGGTGGGTAACCCGAGGCCCAGTCAGTTCCATGATAGCAATGGAACCGGAAGTGAATCCAGCAACAGCATCCACAGCACATCATTGCCTCATCCTCCAGCCCCCACCCCTCAGTGCCCTGCATCCCACAGTACACTCACAGAACGGCATAAGATCCTGCACCGGCTGTTGCAGGACAGTAGTCCCAATGATTCATCAGCCAACAATGAAGAAGGAATAAGTCAAAATCCAGCAGAGATAAAGAAGGAGCCACCTCCCAGTCCAGCAATGACTTCACCAATTCCCAAACAAGACCACCAACTTCTCCGTTTTCTGCTGGACACGGATGAAAAG GACTTGGGGGACCTGCCGCCCCCATCCGCTCTCAGCCTGCAGAGCATCAGAGCAAAAGTAGAGAAGAGAACCAGCATCGACTCGGCGCCCTGCGCAGGATCTGCTATCGCAGCCGCGTGCAAACCTGCAGCAAACTGCAGCTCCTCGAGCATCAGTCCAAAATCCAGCCCAGTCGGGGAGAACCGCAGAGACGGCCGCCGCGACAGCCGGGACTCCACG ATGTCTGGTGGCCCTGTTGACATGGATACTATCACCCAGCTGCTGCCATGCCTGAGAGGCCCGACTGGGGCCAGGCAGGGTAGCGAGGATTCATCAACCTCTGGAGGAGGGCCCCAGCTCCAGTCTCCAGTCCCCCAGCCCTCAGCCCAGCTCCAGTCCCCCGTCTCACAGTCTCTTCCCCAGCTGCAGTCACCTTCACCACAACTGGCCCCTCCTTCCCCCCAGCTGAAACTCCAGTCAcccactcagctgcagcctgccgAGGCCAGCACTCCCTGCGGTGTAAATGTGAAGAGAGAGCCTCCTGGCACTCCAAACAGAG GACCGAATGATGTCGTTCTGTCATCTGGCTGCAGTGTTCAGAGCCAGTCAGCTTTTGatttctgcagcccccccactccAAGTCAAACCCAGGAACAAGGCGACCCCTTCCAGacccccaaacacaccagtCCATTCCCAGAGATGGACATCCTCAACCCATTCAGCTCGAGCTCTG GGTTAACCAAAATGGATGTGGGAGACGCTCAGTTCCAGCCCCTGGCTCTGTCTGACACCTTGTCTTTTGATGCTCTTGGAACCCCTTTACAAGCTCCCCTGGCATCCCCACAGGA gcagTGTGTGCCCTGCACTCTGGACGATGTGCTCGGTCCATCAAACATACCTGAAGCCCGGAATGATGAAAAAGCTCTGATCGAGCAGCTCGTCAACTTCCTCAGTGGGACTGATGAGAGTGAATTGGCTGAGCTGGACAAGGCGCTGGGTATTGACAAACTGGTCCAG AGTGGCTGTTTTGACCCGTCGGGCCAGAGCTTCCTAACCCAGCAGCCTGCTGTTAGCCCAGTTGCCATGGACACTAAACTCCCCTCCTACCCTTCCCAGTTCACACCAGCTTCACAAGCTCAGCTCCCCCCAGAGCTGGCCACAGTGGGTCCACAAGGGCAGGGGTTCGGGGTCCCCAGAGCAGCATTCCCTGGTGGGGCGACAGGTGTTGGGTTAAGACAAGGGGTAATGCGACCACAGGGCCCCCAGCTCAGGCTGTCCCCCAACCAACtgcggctccagctccagcagaggctgcaggctcCACAGCAG ctccagaACAGGATGGCTGGCGTGAATCAGTTCCCAGGAGGAGTTCAGCATGTGAACATGGGGATTCGCCAGGGAGTTCAACAACCTCAATTGCCCACACAA cagCCTCCTCTGAACGCTCAGATGCTGGCCCAGCGTCAAAGGGAAATTTATAGCATCCAGCACCGCCAGCGCCAGCTTTTCCAGCAGAAGGTCATGCTGATGAGACAGAACATGGCAGGTGCTCCAGCTGGGTCGGTAGGATCCATTGGAACAGCGCGAGCACCCAAAGTTGCCCCGACAACGCCTCAGCAGCCCCCACAACAGCAGTTTAGCTTCCCACAAGTATACAACCCGCTGACGGGGAAACCCGCTACCTCACCGAGCCCCTTCAGTCCCATGACCGGGGGTCCTCTGGACAACAAAGTAACCGTCAGAGTTCCCCTGAATAACCAGACGCTATTGGGGGGCGTGCAGGGCCAGTTCAGCACCGTGAACTCGTCCATCCAACAGGGCCTGTTTCAGCAGTTTAGCGGTTCTG CTATGGCCCAGCAGGAGCCACCTTTCCCTCCTGAGATGAGCCCGACCAGCCCGCTGTTGTCGCCTCAGAACTCCACGCCACAGACTCCTCTGCTTCagcaagccccgccccctggttACCAGGCAGCGGACACAAAAAGCTGGCCACCCACGGGCATCACCAGCAACAG CCTGTTCGGCCAGGGTGCAGGGCCGGCCTTTGGCCAGCAGGGGGTTTACAACAACATGAGCATCACTGTCTCCATGGCTGGAGGCTCCAGTGGTGTCAGCTCATTACCTCCTATGGGGCAACCCGTTGCCATGAGCAACAGTAACCTCAGCAGTGTCAGTGCGGTATGCAGTGATCAGCAG gtgcagcaggtgcaggtgtttgcagatgTCCAGTGCACAGTCAACCTGGTTGGGAGCGACTCGTACATGAACCAGGGCTCCGGTGGGACCGCGTCCTCCCAGAAGGGCCCGGGAACGCAGGGCTCTCAGAACAACCCGGCCCAGCAGAagagcctcctccagcagctgctcaccgAGTGA
- the ncoa1 gene encoding nuclear receptor coactivator 1 isoform X4, whose protein sequence is MSAVGENPLDPATSEARKRKGSPCDTSGPSLEKRRRELECRYIEELAELLSSNMGDIASLSVKPDKCHILKSTVDQIQQMKRREQEKAALLSPDDDVQKSDVSSSSQGLVEKEALGPMLLEALDGFFFVVNREGRIVFVSENVTSYLGYPQEELMTSSVYSILHVGDHSEFVRNLLPKSLVNGVPWPQEPGRRNSHTFNCRMLKRPPDEVDSENPEARQQYEIMQCFTVSQPQSMQEEGEDLQTCLICIACRIPRPQPFNTESFITRQDPTGKIISIETSALRATGRPGWEDLVRKCIYAFFQPQGKEPSLAKKLLHEVMTHGSAVSPLYHFTLSDGTQLSAQTRCKFCCPPNPDVQPFIMGIHTIDREHNTASSQENTNPSLPQNLGSLGQTPSRSPSLPPGSNWTQGSGVATSGLNPNSSNGSSQGQNSSTPAGYLTPNRTCPQQLNSPSPLSSPLTAAPTSFISSRMPQVGPGLGGSPRITGNPFSPSTPGLHSPAGGTNSGGSLNRQHSGGDGTSSASSGSSGSFLSSPVHQRQTSTPTSSSTRPPSVKPSEEGDEDSVKAPLSSASQVGNPRPSQFHDSNGTGSESSNSIHSTSLPHPPAPTPQCPASHSTLTERHKILHRLLQDSSPNDSSANNEEGISQNPAEIKKEPPPSPAMTSPIPKQDHQLLRFLLDTDEKDLGDLPPPSALSLQSIRAKVEKRTSIDSAPCAGSAIAAACKPAANCSSSSISPKSSPVGENRRDGRRDSRDSTMSGGPVDMDTITQLLPCLRGPTGARQGSEDSSTSGGGPQLQSPVPQPSAQLQSPVSQSLPQLQSPSPQLAPPSPQLKLQSPTQLQPAEASTPCGVNVKREPPGTPNRGPNDVVLSSGCSVQSQSAFDFCSPPTPSQTQEQGDPFQTPKHTSPFPEMDILNPFSSSSGLTKMDVGDAQFQPLALSDTLSFDALGTPLQAPLASPQEQCVPCTLDDVLGPSNIPEARNDEKALIEQLVNFLSGTDESELAELDKALGIDKLVQSGCFDPSGQSFLTQQPAVSPVAMDTKLPSYPSQFTPASQAQLPPELATVGPQGQGFGVPRAAFPGGATGVGLRQGVMRPQGPQLRLSPNQLRLQLQQRLQAPQQLQNRMAGVNQFPGGVQHVNMGIRQGVQQPQLPTQPPLNAQMLAQRQREIYSIQHRQRQLFQQKVMLMRQNMAGAPAGSVGSIGTARAPKVAPTTPQQPPQQQFSFPQVYNPLTGKPATSPSPFSPMTGGPLDNKVTVRVPLNNQTLLGGVQGQFSTVNSSIQQGLFQQFSGSAMAQQEPPFPPEMSPTSPLLSPQNSTPQTPLLQQAPPPGYQAADTKSWPPTGITSNSLFGQGAGPAFGQQGVYNNMSITVSMAGGSSGVSSLPPMGQPVAMSNSNLSSVSAVCSDQQVQQVQVFADVQCTVNLVGSDSYMNQGSGGTASSQKGPGTQGSQNNPAQQKSLLQQLLTE, encoded by the exons ATGAGTGCAGTAGGGGAAAACCCTCTGGACCCTGCCACCTCCGAGGCACGCAAGAGGAAGGGCTCACCATGCGACACCTCAGGGCCAAG TCTGGAGAAGCGGAGGCGGGAGCTGGAGTGTCGCTACATCGAGGAGCTGGCTGAACTTTTGTCATCCAACATGGGCGACATCGCCAGCCTCAGTGTCAAGCCCGACAAGTGCCACATCCTCAAGAGTACCGTGGACCAAATCCAGCAGATGAAGAGGCGCGAGCAGG AGAAGGCAGCTCTTCTGTCTCCAGATGATGATGTCCAAAAGAGCGacgtctcctccagcagccaggGCTTGGTGGAGAAGGAGGCCCTCGGGCCAATGCTGCTTGAG GCCCTGGATGGATTTTTCTTTGTCGTCAACCGAGAGGGCcgcattgtttttgtttccgAGAATGTGACGAGTTACCTTGGATACCctcaggaggagctgatgaCTTCAAGCGTGTACAGCATCCTTCATGTGGGAGACCACAGTGAATTTGTTCGCAATCTGCTGCCAAAAAGTCTGG TAAACGGTGTGCCGTGGCCACAAGAACCTGGCCGGAGGAACAGCCACACATTCAACTGTCGTATGCTCAAGAGGCCACCGGATGAGGTGGATTCAGAAAACCCAGAGGCCAGGCAACAATATGAGATCATGCAGTGTTTCACTGTTTCCCAACCACAGAGCatgcaggaggaaggagagg acctgcagacctgcctCATCTGTATCGCCTGTCGGATACCTCGCCCTCAGCCTTTCAACACTGAGTCTTTCATCACAAGACAGGACCCAACAG GGAAGATCATCTCCATAGAAACAAGTGCTCTGCGAGCGACGGGACGACCTGGCTGGGAGGATCTGGTCAGGAAGTGCATTTACGCTTTCTTTCAGCCGCAGGGCAAAGAGCCCTCCCTCGCTAAGAAGCTGCTGCATGAGG TCATGACTCACGGCAGTGCTGTCAGCCCGCTGTACCATTTCACCTTAAGTGACGGCACCCAACTCAGTGCTCAGACCCGCTGCAAGTTCTGCTGTCCCCCCAACCCCGATGTTCAGCCCTTCATTATGGGCATTCACACTATTGACAG GGAACACAACACTGCAAGCTCTCAGGAAAACACTAACCCCAGCCTTCCACAGAACCTTGGCAGCCTTGGCCAAACCCCCTCTCgctccccttctcttcctcctggcAGCAACTGGACACAAGGCTCAGGTGTCGCCACCTCGGGCCTTAACCCCAATAGCAGTAACGGCTCCTCCCAGGGACAGAACTCATCCACACCTGCAGGCTACCTAACACCCAACCGGACCTGTCCACAGCAACTCAACAGTCCCTCTCCTCTGAGCAGCCCACTTACAGCCGCCCCTACCTCATTTATTTCATCCAGGATGCCACAAGTTGGTCCTGGATTAGGAGGAAGTCCTCGGATAACAGGGAATCCTTTCTCCCCTTCAACGCCAGGCCTCCATTCCCCAGCAGGGGGAACAAACAGTGGAGGCAGCCTGAACAGGCAGCACTCTGGTGGCGACGGTACTAGCAGTGCCAGCAGCGGATCCTCGGGGTCCTTCCTTTCGTCTCCTGTCCATCAACGACAGACCAGTACACCCACCAGCTCCTCTACAAGGCCTCCATCAGTGAAACCCTCAGAAGAAGGGGACGAGGACTCAGTTAAAGCCCCCCTCTCTTCTGCCTCACAGGTGGGTAACCCGAGGCCCAGTCAGTTCCATGATAGCAATGGAACCGGAAGTGAATCCAGCAACAGCATCCACAGCACATCATTGCCTCATCCTCCAGCCCCCACCCCTCAGTGCCCTGCATCCCACAGTACACTCACAGAACGGCATAAGATCCTGCACCGGCTGTTGCAGGACAGTAGTCCCAATGATTCATCAGCCAACAATGAAGAAGGAATAAGTCAAAATCCAGCAGAGATAAAGAAGGAGCCACCTCCCAGTCCAGCAATGACTTCACCAATTCCCAAACAAGACCACCAACTTCTCCGTTTTCTGCTGGACACGGATGAAAAG GACTTGGGGGACCTGCCGCCCCCATCCGCTCTCAGCCTGCAGAGCATCAGAGCAAAAGTAGAGAAGAGAACCAGCATCGACTCGGCGCCCTGCGCAGGATCTGCTATCGCAGCCGCGTGCAAACCTGCAGCAAACTGCAGCTCCTCGAGCATCAGTCCAAAATCCAGCCCAGTCGGGGAGAACCGCAGAGACGGCCGCCGCGACAGCCGGGACTCCACG ATGTCTGGTGGCCCTGTTGACATGGATACTATCACCCAGCTGCTGCCATGCCTGAGAGGCCCGACTGGGGCCAGGCAGGGTAGCGAGGATTCATCAACCTCTGGAGGAGGGCCCCAGCTCCAGTCTCCAGTCCCCCAGCCCTCAGCCCAGCTCCAGTCCCCCGTCTCACAGTCTCTTCCCCAGCTGCAGTCACCTTCACCACAACTGGCCCCTCCTTCCCCCCAGCTGAAACTCCAGTCAcccactcagctgcagcctgccgAGGCCAGCACTCCCTGCGGTGTAAATGTGAAGAGAGAGCCTCCTGGCACTCCAAACAGAG GACCGAATGATGTCGTTCTGTCATCTGGCTGCAGTGTTCAGAGCCAGTCAGCTTTTGatttctgcagcccccccactccAAGTCAAACCCAGGAACAAGGCGACCCCTTCCAGacccccaaacacaccagtCCATTCCCAGAGATGGACATCCTCAACCCATTCAGCTCGAGCTCTG GGTTAACCAAAATGGATGTGGGAGACGCTCAGTTCCAGCCCCTGGCTCTGTCTGACACCTTGTCTTTTGATGCTCTTGGAACCCCTTTACAAGCTCCCCTGGCATCCCCACAGGA gcagTGTGTGCCCTGCACTCTGGACGATGTGCTCGGTCCATCAAACATACCTGAAGCCCGGAATGATGAAAAAGCTCTGATCGAGCAGCTCGTCAACTTCCTCAGTGGGACTGATGAGAGTGAATTGGCTGAGCTGGACAAGGCGCTGGGTATTGACAAACTGGTCCAG AGTGGCTGTTTTGACCCGTCGGGCCAGAGCTTCCTAACCCAGCAGCCTGCTGTTAGCCCAGTTGCCATGGACACTAAACTCCCCTCCTACCCTTCCCAGTTCACACCAGCTTCACAAGCTCAGCTCCCCCCAGAGCTGGCCACAGTGGGTCCACAAGGGCAGGGGTTCGGGGTCCCCAGAGCAGCATTCCCTGGTGGGGCGACAGGTGTTGGGTTAAGACAAGGGGTAATGCGACCACAGGGCCCCCAGCTCAGGCTGTCCCCCAACCAACtgcggctccagctccagcagaggctgcaggctcCACAGCAG ctccagaACAGGATGGCTGGCGTGAATCAGTTCCCAGGAGGAGTTCAGCATGTGAACATGGGGATTCGCCAGGGAGTTCAACAACCTCAATTGCCCACACAA CCTCCTCTGAACGCTCAGATGCTGGCCCAGCGTCAAAGGGAAATTTATAGCATCCAGCACCGCCAGCGCCAGCTTTTCCAGCAGAAGGTCATGCTGATGAGACAGAACATGGCAGGTGCTCCAGCTGGGTCGGTAGGATCCATTGGAACAGCGCGAGCACCCAAAGTTGCCCCGACAACGCCTCAGCAGCCCCCACAACAGCAGTTTAGCTTCCCACAAGTATACAACCCGCTGACGGGGAAACCCGCTACCTCACCGAGCCCCTTCAGTCCCATGACCGGGGGTCCTCTGGACAACAAAGTAACCGTCAGAGTTCCCCTGAATAACCAGACGCTATTGGGGGGCGTGCAGGGCCAGTTCAGCACCGTGAACTCGTCCATCCAACAGGGCCTGTTTCAGCAGTTTAGCGGTTCTG CTATGGCCCAGCAGGAGCCACCTTTCCCTCCTGAGATGAGCCCGACCAGCCCGCTGTTGTCGCCTCAGAACTCCACGCCACAGACTCCTCTGCTTCagcaagccccgccccctggttACCAGGCAGCGGACACAAAAAGCTGGCCACCCACGGGCATCACCAGCAACAG CCTGTTCGGCCAGGGTGCAGGGCCGGCCTTTGGCCAGCAGGGGGTTTACAACAACATGAGCATCACTGTCTCCATGGCTGGAGGCTCCAGTGGTGTCAGCTCATTACCTCCTATGGGGCAACCCGTTGCCATGAGCAACAGTAACCTCAGCAGTGTCAGTGCGGTATGCAGTGATCAGCAG gtgcagcaggtgcaggtgtttgcagatgTCCAGTGCACAGTCAACCTGGTTGGGAGCGACTCGTACATGAACCAGGGCTCCGGTGGGACCGCGTCCTCCCAGAAGGGCCCGGGAACGCAGGGCTCTCAGAACAACCCGGCCCAGCAGAagagcctcctccagcagctgctcaccgAGTGA